In Desulfopila inferna, the genomic window GCACATTCCGTTAGCCTTGGCGGCTGTTCCAGTCCTATTCCGCTCAACCCCATGCGTTACCGGTTCTCGTTGTTCTTCTGTTGCCTGCTGGCGCCCGCTGCGCACGCCTTCGATACCACGACGGCGTTCACCGCGAAGTCTCTTTACGTCACCAGCAAGCTGACCAGCACGCCGTTCGAGAACAAATTGTTACGCGATGCCCGGGGCGATGCGGCCAGTTTCGTCGCCAGCGATGGCAGCATCCGCGGTGCGCGCCTGGAAGCGGCATTGCGC contains:
- a CDS encoding DUF2388 domain-containing protein, whose protein sequence is MRYRFSLFFCCLLAPAAHAFDTTTAFTAKSLYVTSKLTSTPFENKLLRDARGDAASFVASDGSIRGARLEAALRWLRVAHPELAASDQELAEAILAQ